ACAGGAGCCTCCACTCCCAGGGACACAATCTGTGACCTGCCCCCAGTGGCCAGGGGTTCTACTGCTGGGGTCCAAGActttgccctgccccacccattctCAGAAAAATCTGTCCACCTTTCAGGAGCCTTTCCTCAAAGCGTTCACAGCCTTGGGGCAGTCTCCTGTTTCCTGTGTTATTCATCAGGTTATTGATCAGTGTTTCTGATCCATCTCTGTTCTGGAATAGGATGCAAAATGAGTCACAAGggtaaattacaaaatattttacaggTCACTTAGTCCAGTCCCCATACAaaattgcttcattttcttcctcaacTTCACCTCCTGTGGCAGCTACTTCTATTTCTGGGCTTCTGTGTTTGGTTTATGTTACGTTGAACCCAACAATATGTATTCTCTGTAGTTTTGCCCTGCTGGCCTGAGAGTGCTGGCCCTTAGGGTCACTGGACAGAATAGAAGCAGTCTTTCCCAGGCAAAGATCGTCACCTGTGTGCTTATCAGTCCATTTCTTGACACTGATGTGTGCAGAGCCTGCTGGCCAGCCCTCTCCTTTGCTCCTAGGTGTTTGTCTGCATCCTTCATGAAATGCAGAGCCCAGAGTAGAGCCCAGTGGCCCAGATATGATGTAGTCCAAGCTGTCAGGGAAGGGCATTCCATAGATACTTTCTGTCTGTCCTTatagccctgcctgcccccacccctgccccctcccctaccCTTGGTCTGTGGCAGTTTCTTTGGCAGTTCAGTTTCATCCTTTCCTCTAGTCTGGTCCTATGAAGTGTCCAGGCAGGATTTCCCTCTTGTTACTCTAGGGTCTTGGGTAGTTGGCATTGACTCTGACACTTGCCACAGAGTTTCAGAAATCCCTTTCCTTACTGAAGGTTCTGCTAGCCCGCAGAACCCTTACCTTGGTTCTGTTTTGTGAAACACTGGACCTTCTTTGCTTCACTGCTGCAGTTGACTTTTGGAGTTACCCTGATTCCACTTCTTTGACATGCATCCCCATACCATATGTCCCAGTTTGCCTGAGACAGTCTGGGCTTATACCCTTTGCCTCAGCATAATTATCAATAGTACCCACTTTCACTTTCAAAGGATTCATTGTTTGGATGATTAAACTTGTCTCTGTCTCTAAGTTGGATTCATTTGAATTTGAAGGCAGCAGGTAGCACCCAGCAGCCCTCACAGGACTAGCACAGGACTCAGAGGTAACATCCACAGTCCAAAGAACTGGGGTTCCTCCAGGTCAATGCTAGCTCATACCTTTTCTTATACATGGGAAGCTTCAGATGGCTTTGCCCCTAGAGGGAAGGGGTTCCATTCCCCTCTGGCCCTGGCACAGAAATGAGTCCAAGCTGGTCCTGAGACCTGCTGTGCATCTAGTGAAATTCATTCCTGGAGGTTCTGTGGCTTTAAAATCATAGCCTCAGAATTTATAGCTGTGACCCAGAGCAAGATGTTCAGAGCTCAAGCCCAGCTTCTTGACATGGCTCCTAGCCCCTGGAAGTCCAGCTGCTGCGGCACTGTGACCCAAGTTAGGCCTGAGGGGCTTGGGACAGCCTCCAGCCTATCCTATGCAGAGTAGGTAGGAACACACAGTGCCGCACACAGTTCCCTCTGGGAACACACAGGCCCAGTCAGCATGGCTAAAGTGTATTGAAGGCAGCATCTCAGCACTTCTAACTACTCTTCTAGGATTAGGCTGAAGTAAGGCACTGGTTTTCAACTAGGATGACCTACTCTCCCAGTTTGCCTGGTACTAAGGAGTTACCTGAAACATACAACTTTCAGTTTTAAAGTTAGAAAAGTCCCAGGAAGAGTGGGATGGGTTAGCCATTGTATTCTTAACCCTGGCTGCCCATTAGCCTCACATAAAGAGCCTCTCATTTAGAGATTCTAATTTAATTGACTGAGGTAGGGTCCTaagtagacatttttttaaagctcccaagTGGATTCTAACAAACTTATAGAATTGCAAACCACTAGTTTATAGGCCACATGGCTAAGTAACCATTGAAGTTGGTAATTTTTCAGCTGAAGTGGCACATACTTCTCTCTAAAGTGTATATGACCAAGTGTGGTGGTATTCTTCTTATCCAAAGGGTTATCAAAATGACAATTATTCTCATTGCTATTATCTTTCTGTGCCCAAGACCTTTCTCACCAGCAAGGACCAAGCTGTCTTTCCTAACATGGTTTGGTACCCCTTCTTCCAAGGTAATAAGTCAGTTAAATTGCTTCATTTTGACTGGATGGTTATGATTTGCTTAATCCCAGATGAAGCTGGCATGAGACTTGAGGCAGGGCTCTAGCATTCTGGCCTGGGACACTCACCCCAATGAGTGGTGACCCAAGAGCTAGCTGAGGGAGCTGTGTACACTTCAGCTTTGCCCCTCAGGTGCTGGAGAAAGAGACCATGTGCCTCTCGACTGTCCACTCTGCAGGCTCTAAGGATCATGTGGTATGTCAGCACCAGGGGGATGGCCCCACGTGTTGACTTTGAGGGGGCCCTGTTCTCTGGCTATGCACCTGATGGGGGCCTCTTCATGCCTGAGAAACTCCCCCAGCTGGACAGGGAGACCCTGTGTCGGTGGAGTGCACTCTCCTACCCTAGCCTGGTGATGGAGCTGTGCGCCCTCTTCATTGGTCCTGAGCTCATTCCCAGAGATGACTTAAATGGTGAGCATCCATCCCAGTGCCACTTTCCCACCCCTGCCAGCTCAGCCCCCAGAGAGCTAAAAATCTGTCACTTCCTTCATAGGAGATCTTTAGTCACATTTCCtaaaatttagtgtttttttttttttcagatgctaGAATTCCAGACTTGGAAGTATCCCAAAAGAATTCATCTATTCTAGCTCCTCTCACCAACCAAAATGACCTgtggaaaaatttttttacatttatgtatttatttatttattttaatcctcacccaaggatatgtttattgattttagaaagagaggaagggaggtagaaagagagagaaacattgatgtgtgagtgGAACATCAGTTACCTCCCATATACACCCTGACCCAGGgttgaacctgcagccctttgcaGTACAGGATgcctctctaaccaactgagccacctggccagggctactttaatttatttttaaaacaccttttcAAGACTAATAGCTTGAATGTTgggatttttctttcctatatataAGGCACACAGATCTGCAGATTGCTGTCTTATTTCCTTGGTGATTCCAGAATGGATTTTGCATGTCCTGGACTTGCTAGTCTCCAACTATAATGTGCCTATGGATTTCCCTCAGAGATCTCattaaaatgcagactctgaTTGTGCAGATCTGGAGTGAGCCTGAGAATCCTGTATTCCTAGCAAGTGTCCAGCTGAGTCAGTGCTGCTGTTCCAGGGACCAGATATGTGATATCCATAACATAATAATGAAAGTTTGGGGCTGGGAAGAGAAGAAGACCACTCAAAATGTTGTCTGATGACCAGCACTGACGGCATTGCCTAGACACTTATTAGCCTTCTCAGATTCCTTCAGACCTACTTAACCAGAGTCTGCATTTTAAGATCCCAGGTGATTGGCTTGCCAATTAAAGTTTGCGCAGTGTTCCACACTGCCCTGCTTTGGGTAGGGTTGTACGCAAACCCTCCAAAGATTCTGGCATCACAGGTATGAAATTAGTAacagagcaaacaaacaaacagtattctctctttaggaagaaaaattagaagagacaaacattgatttgtttgtCAAATAACTTTAATTGAATCCTCTGTTGGAATATATGCTCACAGGAAATCCAAATGATgaagatataaaattttaaaaatgaaagtcttACAGTACATTTCTGCTCTTTGGGGAATCACTATGAGGACCCTATCAACAGTTTGGTCCATGTCTTCCCAGAATTTCTGTAATATTATACAATAATATTCATGCATGGTATCATGTAGGATAAAAATTTCTGCTCTTTTTATCCTGTAGCAGAGATAAAATCTTCAAATTCAAAAGTGTAAAGAGACTGAAAGAGAACTGGAGGGGAGACATAATGATGCCCTTCACCTGCTGTGTCCACAGACCTGATCCATCAAGGCTTCAGCAGATTCCGCCACAGAGAAGTGGTCCATTTGTCCAGGTTGAGAAACGGGCTGAATGTGTTGGAGCTGTGGCATGGGGCCACATATGCGTTTAAGGACCTGTCCCTGTGCTGCACAGCACAGCTTCTGCAATACTTcttggagaagagaaagaagcacgTCACTGTCGTTGTAGGTAGGCCTCATGGGAGGGAGCACTGGAGCCCCTTAATGACCCAACTTGCTGGTGCTCACCCACAGCATGTGCTCTACTGATGTCTATCTGGGAGTATGTCCCTGGTTCTTCTAGAGCAGGGTTCTTAACCTCTCGTGCTTTGGCCCTTTTAACAGGCTGGGGGAGGCTACAGAATcttctaagaatatttttaactatataaaattaataagactGTGTGGTTCCAAGTTCACAGATGCCCTGAATTCTATCCATGGGTCTCTTGGTGGTTCATAGGCCCAGATTAAGCACTAGTTTCCTACCCTCAAAGTATTTGATAGTAGATACTGCCTCATTTGGCAACAGTACTTTAGggaccattttttttccttttatatctcCCTTGTTCTAAATGggcagttcttttttcttcccatccAGGAACTTCTGGGGACACAGGGAGTGCTGCCATTGAAAGTGTTCAAGGGGCAAAGAATGTGGACATCATTGTTCTCCTGCCCAAGGGGCACTGCACAAAGATCCAGGAGCTCCAGATGACCACAGTGTGGAAGGAGAATGTCCGTGTGTTTGCAGGTGAGTGCTGGGACAGACTCCAGGGACAGCGTGGCCTGTTAGAAAAGATGGACTGGGACAAAACTGGTTGCTGACTAGCTGAccatcccttcttcccttcctcccttccttgaaCAGTCATATTTTCAGGTTGGTAATATGCCTTGGCTTAGCTTTGGTCAGATTCTTGACTACGCAGACTAGTAAACTATTAGAGATGACAGATGCATAAACCAATATTGACTGTACAAACTAGGAAGTGCAAGTTTAGAAATATGTACCAAAGAACACCACCTCCGTGCAGTTCAACCTGCCAGTGCCATGTATATATGCAGCATCCTACAGCCATACCCTAACCTAAGGGACCTGGGATTTGCTCCCCCCAGGGCACTGAAGTTTAGAGGGCAAGAATGTgctacataattattttaaaagaatatgtcaTTATAGGTTGATAGCTAATGTCCTCCCTTATAGTATGGAAGTAACTAAGCCTATAGTATGGAAAGAACTTGGTTAGCAGGTCTAAGTATTGAAAGTAGGAAGCTCCTCAGTAGACTCATCACTGGTGACACCTTTCTTGGGCCATATTATGAATTGTAGCATTTTGGGAGAAGCAAAAGACCATTTCCTTTAATGTCAGGCCATCTATTCCAAATGAATTTAATCTTTATGGAGATTAAgaatggagaaagaggaagtgaatttttattttcatctctcaTATCCTACAAGACTCCAGGTAGCCCCAAGGTAAGGGTCTAGGTGAGGTTTTATGCACGGTGTCCTTGGGTAGGCTGTCCAGGCTGTCCTGGCTTGGTTTGGTCATGTATCTGTGTGGCAAATGTGGCAGAAGACATTCCTTTTAGCTCTAAAAGTTATCTCTATAACTCCTTTATAATCTCTAAAGTCTGTTTTTATATAATACTAAGTTGTTAAGGAGAAAAAACTCAGTAAAAACAAACCTTACTCATGGGAATAGGATGAGAATCCTTTGTCTATTTGTTCAAGATCAAGAATAAAGCCCCCTGTGCTTTTTTCTTCAGCAAGTGCATACACATTTATGGTTTAATTAATATAGGTGTTGCAACATCTCACTCGTTAGTCTTGTTAATTGCCTGTATTTGGCTGCATTTTCCTGCAGTCATTGCAAGGTTTTAATGCACAAGATTCAGGTTCCTGAGGGTCCCTGTTATACCCCAAACTCCAAAATTGCTAATTGTAGAACTAGGACTATCTTTTCTTAGAATTGAAGCAATGAGTAGTTATTTTTTGTACCTCCGTCCTGCCACCTACTCCCCCTCACTTTGTACAGATATTGGAAGGCTTTTACCTGAGGGCATGGGTGGAAGCTTCATTCCTGACCATGAGTTGGAGAATGGTGcccattttcaaaataatggcagaaaagtGGATGGTGATGAGTGCAATTTGTCAAAAATGTGTTACTCCTGGATGGAGTCAAAGGGGCATTTCTGTTTTGTACATGTTCAGAGCTTTAAGAAAATAGAGTATCAGAGTTTAAATTAGTTATTGTTTCTAGACATCCCTGTTTAAgttattcctttcctttctagGATTTTCTGATTTGGTTTCCGGGAGGATGTGTGTTAGTTTAGGAACAGTGACTATGTATTTTTGCTTAGACCGGTGAGCTCAGGGTGTAGGGGTGGGTCACCTGGATTGTTATGTGTTGGACACTGTTTTATAAGTCATTAATTTCCATATATATTGTATGTGTATTGTATTCTTAAGCACACAATAATTGTCACATGCTTGGTATGGTTTTGCCTGGAAGTAACAGAAAATCCAACTCAAGCCAGCTTgagcaaaaatattttccagcttATATAAGTGGAAGTCCAGAGGTGGGGTGGTCTGCTGATTGGTTGATTCAGTGACTCAACAGTACCTTCAGGGACCCaggttctttgaattctctgttctGCTTTCCCCAATCCTAAGGCCCATTCTTCTTGTGGCCTTTGATGGTTACTTGAGATAACCAAGTCTCTCTCCTCCTGTGACTTTCTCTTAAAAACAGTGAATCTTTTCCTGGAACCACAGCAAACATTCCCTTTGGCATGGTTCTAGAGTTATCCCCCAGACCTTACTGGTTTTTCATAGTGGTGGAGGTAGAATGGATAATAACCTCAGTGTGGCACTTATCCCAATAAATATTACTTCACTGTCCTTCAAGTTAGGATCTAGAGGAGAAATAAGCCCAGATTTCAGATACAAGATCAATATTGGCTTGATTGCTGATTGAGCTGAGTTGGAGGATGCAGCTTGTACTAGTAGCCAATTCACTCACAAATTTACCCAATTCATCTGTACATTAAACTATGTGCATACTTTGCTCAGGGAGATGTCCTGCCTGCACTAGCATACTTACCATGTAGGAACAGAGAGCAGAACCTCCACTCTTGTGATCTAAATGAGTGAAGAAAGGCAGAGCACATGGGACAGTGACTGTCCCCCACTAAGTCCTGATAGAGGATGGTGGAGTAAAGGATCAACCCTTCACTATCTCACTGTGTGATAAGCCATTCCTTCTTCCCAGAGAGTTGGGGAGGTGGGCATGGAggaattatttttccaatatCTCAGAAAGTTGGCagtttatatcttattttatataatggTAAAGACATCATTACTTTTGGAAGAAACATGACTGCAAGAATATGAGACGTGGTTTCTGTAGTTGAAAAGCTTAATTCTGAATATAGAAAGCCAGGCCAAGATACACCAGAGTAAAGAAACCAAGGCTGAACCAAAGTCCCAGATGGACAGGCTTAGCCTGGAGAGCCTTGCTATGGCAAGTGTTGACTGCCTGGGATTCTTTGTGCTGCTAATAgctgctctcttctctctctccttacagTGGAGGGAAACAGCGATGAACTTGACAAGCCAATCAAGGCTGTGTTTGAGGATGTGGCTTTTGTCAAGAAGCATAATCTGATGAGTCTGAATTCAATCAACTGGTCCCGGGTCCTTGTGCAAATGGCTCACCACTTCTTTGCTTACTTCCAGTGTGTGCCATCCCTAGATGTGCACCCACTGCCTCCTGTGGAAGTGGTTGTGCCAACAGGGGCCGCTGGTAACCTTGCAGGTAAGGAGACCCATGGGAGGAAATGGGCTTTCCAGAAAAACATCTGTGGCTCTGATTCTTGCAGCTGCCCCTTGCCTGTAACTGTGAGGAGAAAGAGTGAGTTGTAGCTCTGAAGGTGATGGGAAATTATGCAGAAGAAGCTCCCAAAAACTTCTCCCTAATACTCTTGGGGGACATCTAGCCTCTTGCTGCAGGGGGAGACATCCTCTGGCCAGCAGACCTGATGCTCTAGCTTGGCAGAGTGTGGAGAGATGAAGTGGGGGTTCAGCTGCTCTGCTTGGCTGGCAGTGCCTTCTTCCAGAAATATGGACTTTACTCCTAGCCACAACCAGCTGCCTGCAATGAGGGCAGCTGCACAGCGGGCAGTGTGTTTGCACTCCTAGAACATGATTGAGGCCTGCACAGTAGAAGAAGCCCTGGACATCAGGTCCTGTCCCATTCCAGCCTCAACTAGTGGAACAGTATGGGTGGCCCCTGGGGCTCTGGCCCTCAGGTGTAAAGCGGCAATGCGTCACTTACCATAGTTCTCAGGACTGCTGTGAGGTATAGATAAGATTATTTTGTTTGCGTATGACCTTTGTATAGCTGCATGATATTACAGTCattttctataataataataattaacatttattaagtactaaCTATACAGCAGGCATTGCTCTAAGTGCTTTTCtgtattaaatcatttaattctcatatgTCCTATTAGAAGGGCAgtactattatttccattttagaatgaggaaactgaggcacagagaagttagttGGCCTGTCCCTGTGTCCACACTGGTCAGTAGCAGAGCCAGAATTCCAGCCAGTGGGCTGCTCCAGAGCCTTTATCCTCACCTGCTTGCAAAGCTGCCTCCTAAAGCCAATGCCTGTTCCTGGGGGTTCTGTCAGTGGGTATCAATGGGGTGGCATAGGTGAGGCCATGCAGGCATCTCAGTGGTCAAGTCTTCCTGAGTCCTTCTACAGTTACACAAGGATGACTCTGCCTTCTTCATCACCCATAAAGTGAAGCCCACCATGTTCCCCATTAGCCACACCCTCCAGCAAACGATGCCATCCAGACCCATGCAGGCTGTACATGTCCCAgtgctgagcacagtgcctggcataaaaGAAACATTAGCAGAGGGGGTTTCTAACTCTTCCTGCTCCATGAGGAACTAGCTGTTTGTCCTTAAGCCCCTTGATCCACGCGAGcctccatttctcttctttcatagAAAGATATCATAACATTTtcatgaggatcaaatgaaataagaatgcgaaagtgctttgcaaatataAGAGTGATACTGCGGTGGTATGGTTATCCTAACATCTCTTAACTACTCACCAGAGATAAACCATTCATGGAAGTATACggggtgagcaaaagtaagtttacagttggaatacaaataaataatacaataattaataaattattttattaatgcaagaataaactttcaggctcacaactataaacctacttttgcccactgtGTCTAAAATCTTCCTAAGCCTTGTTACTATTCTGGGCTGTCCACCTCTCAGGTGAGGAGGAGCTCCTTGTCTGCCCAGTCTGAAGGTGCTATTCAAGGAGGCTGAGTCAGAGGACCAGTGCGTGTGTCTGGACTAAGACCTCATTTGAAACTGCACTCTGCTACTTAGCAGGCTTTGCATGGATCATTTAAACTTCCCAGAACTGccgttttctcttctgcaaatgGCAGCAGGCATGTGTGTCAGTAcctggtggggcaggggtgtggaaaacagtatcagGGCATGGTAacattctcttcctcctctccccttctgtgTTTTTGGTAATAGCTTATTTGATTCATATACCATACAACTCATCAATTTAAAGTACGTAATtcaatagtttttagtatattcaaagATTTGTACAATCATTACTACAatcaattttagagcatttttatcACCCTAAAAGGAAACCCTGTTCCCATTAACAGTCACCCCACACCCCATCATTCCCCCAGTTctagattttatcttttttgcctCTCCAGATTTGCCTCTTCtgcaaattttatataaatggaataatacaatatatggctttttatgtctggcttcttccactcagtATAATGTCtccaaggttcatctgtgttgttacATTGATcagtacttctttcctttttatgtctaaataatattccattgtatggatagacCACAATTTGCTTATCCATTTATTAGTCAGtagacatttggattatttcagtttttagctgttatgaataatgctactatgaacatttgtatatatgtttttatgtgaACCTGTTTTTAGTTATCTTAAgtgtatatacctaggagtgaatttctgggtcatatggtaactcagTGCTTGACTTCTTGAGAaactgccaggctgttttccaaagtggctgcaccatttcacattcccaccaacagtgtatgagggttctgaTTAATTCACACCCTGACTAAGATAAggtattatctgtctttttattcTAGCCATCCTACTGGGATGTCCCTACTGGGACAAACAATGACAAATTTGTCACTGA
This Phyllostomus discolor isolate MPI-MPIP mPhyDis1 chromosome 5, mPhyDis1.pri.v3, whole genome shotgun sequence DNA region includes the following protein-coding sequences:
- the THNSL2 gene encoding threonine synthase-like 2 isoform X2; translated protein: MTKCGGILLIQRVIKMTIILIAIIFLCPRPFSPARTKLSFLTWFGTPSSKALRIMWYVSTRGMAPRVDFEGALFSGYAPDGGLFMPEKLPQLDRETLCRWSALSYPSLVMELCALFIGPELIPRDDLNDLIHQGFSRFRHREVVHLSRLRNGLNVLELWHGATYAFKDLSLCCTAQLLQYFLEKRKKHVTVVVGTSGDTGSAAIESVQGAKNVDIIVLLPKGHCTKIQELQMTTVWKENVRVFAVEGNSDELDKPIKAVFEDVAFVKKHNLMSLNSINWSRVLVQMAHHFFAYFQCVPSLDVHPLPPVEVVVPTGAAGNLAAGCIAQRMGLPIRLVTAVNCNDIIHRTVQHGDFSLSETIKPTLASAMDIQVPYNMERIFWLLSDCNSQVTRALMEQFERTQSVHLPKELQSKLSAAVTSESVSDETITQTMVRCWEENQYLLCPHSAVAVSYHYQKLHRQPSSTPRCCLAPASAAKFQEAVLTAGLTPEIPSEILALERKETRCTLMRKSDDWMLMLRDTIEDMSQQWRDRFLNAAE
- the THNSL2 gene encoding threonine synthase-like 2 isoform X1; the encoded protein is MWYVSTRGMAPRVDFEGALFSGYAPDGGLFMPEKLPQLDRETLCRWSALSYPSLVMELCALFIGPELIPRDDLNDLIHQGFSRFRHREVVHLSRLRNGLNVLELWHGATYAFKDLSLCCTAQLLQYFLEKRKKHVTVVVGTSGDTGSAAIESVQGAKNVDIIVLLPKGHCTKIQELQMTTVWKENVRVFAVEGNSDELDKPIKAVFEDVAFVKKHNLMSLNSINWSRVLVQMAHHFFAYFQCVPSLDVHPLPPVEVVVPTGAAGNLAAGCIAQRMGLPIRLVTAVNCNDIIHRTVQHGDFSLSETIKPTLASAMDIQVPYNMERIFWLLSDCNSQVTRALMEQFERTQSVHLPKELQSKLSAAVTSESVSDETITQTMVRCWEENQYLLCPHSAVAVSYHYQKLHRQPSSTPRCCLAPASAAKFQEAVLTAGLTPEIPSEILALERKETRCTLMRKSDDWMLMLRDTIEDMSQQWRDRFLNAAE
- the THNSL2 gene encoding threonine synthase-like 2 isoform X5, with the translated sequence MWYVSTRGMAPRVDFEGALFSGYAPDGGLFMPEKLPQLDRETLCRWSALSYPSLVMELCALFIGPELIPRDDLNDLIHQGFSRFRHREVVHLSRLRNGLNVLELWHGATYAFKDLSLCCTAQLLQYFLEKRKKHVTVVVGTSGDTGSAAIESVQGAKNVDIIVLLPKGHCTKIQELQMTTVWKENVRVFAVEGNSDELDKPIKAVFEDVAFVKKHNLMSLNSINWSRVLVQMAHHFFAYFQCVPSLDVHPLPPVEVVVPTGAAGNLAAGCIAQRMGLPIRLVTAVNCNDIIHRTVQHGDFSLSETIKPTLASAMDIQVPYNMERIFWLLSDCNSQVTRALMEQFERTQSVHLPKELQSKHSQVLSGPSLCSQVPRSCPDCWADPRNSLRDLSPGEKGDTLYPNEEE